A DNA window from Candidatus Hydrogenedentota bacterium contains the following coding sequences:
- a CDS encoding V-type ATP synthase subunit A: MSNEHGKVVKVSGPLVQASGLRGARMYDMVRVGNDRLFGEIIEIRNDLYSIQVYEETEGIGPGQPVVRTGVPLSVELGPGLIRSIYDGVQRPLDALYRGFGDFIVRGAESPSLDRKAQWDFVPAAKVGDTVVAGDVLGTVKESILVVHKIMVSPDVKGEAKVAKIGPVTGNVDTEVAVLETAAGPVPVTMVHRWPVRKPRPVTGKMQPSVPMVTGQRVVDMFFPLTKGGTACVPGPFGSGKTVVQHQLAKWSDVDIVVYVGCGERGNEMTDVLMEFPHLKDPKSGESLMERTVLVANTSNMPVAAREASVFTGITIAEYFRDMGYSVALMADSTSRWAEAMREMSGRLEEMPGEEGYPAYLGSRIAAFYERSGSVTCLGSDKRAGTLSLIGAVSPAGGDFSEPVTQATLRVVKVFWGLDDKLAFARHFPAINWLTSYSLYQETVDAYANANVAPGWEAARKRAMGLLQREAELEELVRLVGMDALAAGDRLLMQAAKMVREDFLHQNAFDDRDTYTSLPKQYRLLSLIQHYEDEARAALEQGAELNTLLTLPVLEDISKARLIAEERLEEFDALNAQVSEAVAALPRY, encoded by the coding sequence ATGAGCAATGAGCACGGCAAGGTGGTGAAGGTTTCCGGACCCCTCGTCCAGGCGAGCGGCCTGCGCGGCGCGCGCATGTACGACATGGTGCGCGTCGGCAACGACAGGCTCTTCGGCGAGATCATCGAGATCCGGAACGATCTCTACTCGATCCAGGTCTACGAGGAGACCGAGGGCATCGGCCCCGGCCAGCCCGTGGTCCGGACGGGGGTGCCCCTGAGCGTCGAGCTCGGGCCGGGGCTCATCCGGTCCATCTACGACGGCGTGCAGCGGCCGCTGGACGCGCTCTACCGGGGCTTCGGCGACTTCATCGTGCGCGGCGCGGAGAGCCCGTCGCTGGACCGCAAGGCCCAGTGGGACTTTGTGCCCGCCGCCAAGGTTGGGGACACCGTCGTGGCCGGCGACGTGCTCGGCACGGTCAAGGAGAGCATCCTGGTCGTCCATAAGATCATGGTTTCCCCCGATGTGAAGGGGGAGGCGAAGGTGGCCAAGATCGGCCCCGTCACCGGCAACGTGGACACCGAGGTCGCCGTGCTGGAGACCGCGGCGGGCCCCGTCCCCGTCACCATGGTCCACCGGTGGCCCGTGCGCAAGCCGCGCCCCGTCACGGGCAAGATGCAGCCGTCCGTGCCCATGGTCACGGGCCAGCGCGTCGTGGACATGTTCTTCCCCCTGACCAAGGGCGGCACGGCCTGCGTGCCCGGCCCCTTCGGCTCCGGCAAGACCGTCGTGCAGCACCAGCTCGCCAAGTGGTCCGACGTGGACATCGTGGTCTACGTGGGCTGCGGCGAGCGCGGCAACGAGATGACCGACGTGCTCATGGAGTTCCCGCACCTGAAGGACCCCAAGTCGGGCGAGTCCCTCATGGAGCGCACCGTCCTCGTGGCCAACACGTCCAACATGCCCGTGGCCGCCCGGGAGGCCTCCGTGTTCACCGGCATCACCATCGCCGAGTATTTCCGCGACATGGGCTACTCCGTGGCCCTGATGGCCGACTCCACCAGCCGCTGGGCCGAGGCCATGCGCGAGATGTCCGGACGCCTCGAGGAGATGCCCGGCGAGGAGGGCTACCCGGCCTACCTCGGCTCCCGCATCGCCGCCTTCTACGAGCGCTCCGGCAGCGTCACCTGCCTCGGGTCCGACAAGCGCGCGGGCACCCTGTCCCTCATCGGCGCGGTGTCCCCCGCCGGCGGCGACTTCTCCGAGCCCGTGACCCAGGCCACGCTCCGTGTCGTGAAGGTCTTTTGGGGGCTCGATGACAAGCTGGCCTTTGCCCGCCACTTCCCGGCCATCAACTGGCTCACCTCCTACTCCCTCTACCAGGAGACGGTGGACGCCTACGCGAACGCGAACGTCGCCCCGGGCTGGGAGGCCGCCCGCAAGCGGGCCATGGGCCTGCTGCAGCGCGAGGCCGAACTGGAGGAGCTGGTCCGCCTCGTGGGCATGGACGCCCTGGCCGCCGGCGACCGCCTGCTCATGCAGGCCGCCAAAATGGTGCGCGAGGACTTCCTCCACCAGAACGCCTTCGACGACCGCGACACCTACACGTCGCTGCCCAAGCAGTACCGCCTCCTGTCGCTCATCCAGCACTACGAGGACGAGGCCCGGGCCGCCCTGGAGCAGGGCGCGGAGTTGAACACGCTGCTTACCCTGCCCGTGCTGGAGGACATCTCCAAGGCGCGGCTCATCGCCGAGGAAAGGCTGGAGGAGTTTGACGCGCTGAATGCGCAGGTTTCGGAGGCCGTCGCGGCCCTTCCCCGCTACTAG
- a CDS encoding V-type ATP synthase subunit B (produces ATP from ADP in the presence of a proton gradient across the membrane; the B subunit is part of the catalytic core of the ATP synthase complex), translating to MVTREYRTARQIIGPLAMVDGVEGITYGELTDIKLDNGELRRGRVLEVNGDKAVVQVFEGTSGLAPEEMTVKFLGKPQEIGVSEDMLGRVFDGSGRPIDKGPEIIPEKWVNINGNPMNPYARDYPNEFIQTGISTIDLLNTLVRGQKLPIFSASGLPHSRLAAQVARQAQTRKGGEKFAVIFAAMGITFEESEFFQADFRRTGAIERAVLFIN from the coding sequence ATGGTCACCAGAGAATACCGCACAGCAAGACAGATCATCGGGCCGCTGGCCATGGTGGACGGCGTCGAGGGCATCACCTACGGCGAGCTCACGGACATCAAACTGGACAACGGGGAACTGCGCCGCGGCCGCGTGCTTGAAGTGAACGGCGACAAGGCCGTGGTCCAGGTCTTCGAGGGCACGAGCGGCCTGGCGCCCGAGGAGATGACCGTCAAGTTCCTCGGCAAGCCGCAGGAGATCGGCGTGTCCGAGGACATGCTCGGCCGCGTCTTCGACGGGTCCGGACGCCCCATTGACAAGGGGCCGGAGATCATCCCCGAGAAGTGGGTGAACATCAACGGCAACCCGATGAACCCCTACGCCCGCGACTACCCCAACGAGTTCATCCAGACCGGCATCTCGACCATTGACCTGCTCAACACCCTCGTGCGCGGCCAGAAGCTCCCCATCTTCTCCGCCTCCGGCCTGCCCCACTCCCGCCTCGCGGCGCAGGTGGCCCGCCAGGCCCAGACGCGCAAGGGCGGCGAGAAGTTCGCCGTGATCTTCGCCGCCATGGGCATCACCTTCGAGGAGTCCGAGTTCTTCCAGGCCGACTTCCGCCGCACCGGCGCCATCGAGCGCGCCGTGCTCTTCATCAACC